A single window of Pseudarthrobacter defluvii DNA harbors:
- a CDS encoding GH1 family beta-glucosidase, with the protein MTLESTELVTELAGRMPPSFVLGVAAAAFQIEGAVKAGGRGPSGWDAFAEKPGAIIDGHSPAVACDHYNRLPEDVALLKELGVDSYRFSLSWPRIQPDGQGGFNAEGLDFYDRLIDQLLEAGVSPMATLYHWDTPLPLEQRGGWLNRDTAERFGDYARAAGERFGDRVAQWVTLNEPVSVTLNGYALGVHAPGRRLLFDALPAIHHQLLAHGLGVQALRAAGVDGGIGVTNLHSPVRPATRKIGDRLVAHLYDLLMNRIYADPVLLGRYPSLPLYAKPWLRSIGRISDADLRTIHQPLDFYGLNYYFPVKVALGPGITPVPADMHQELAKLPFHEVGYPEYGSTGFGWPVAPEHLGILLREMRDRYGQALPPVYITEGGASFPEPDNVTGTFEDTDRVEYLAGHLGAALEATAPGGVAEGVDLRGYYVWTLMDNFEWAAGYSQRFGLVHVDFETLQRTPKRSFYWYQTLSRARGHRQD; encoded by the coding sequence ATGACCCTGGAGAGCACTGAATTGGTGACTGAACTGGCCGGGCGCATGCCGCCGTCGTTCGTCCTTGGCGTCGCGGCAGCGGCGTTCCAGATTGAAGGCGCGGTCAAGGCAGGAGGCCGCGGACCCTCGGGATGGGACGCCTTCGCAGAGAAACCGGGCGCCATCATCGACGGGCACTCCCCGGCAGTGGCGTGCGACCACTACAACAGGCTGCCCGAAGACGTGGCGCTGCTGAAGGAACTGGGCGTGGACTCATACCGGTTCTCCCTCTCCTGGCCGCGCATCCAGCCTGACGGCCAGGGCGGCTTCAATGCCGAGGGTCTGGACTTCTACGACCGCCTGATCGACCAGCTGCTCGAGGCCGGCGTCTCCCCCATGGCGACGCTCTACCACTGGGACACCCCGCTGCCCCTGGAACAACGCGGCGGCTGGCTGAATCGGGATACCGCCGAGCGGTTCGGCGACTATGCCAGGGCCGCCGGCGAACGGTTCGGGGACCGGGTGGCGCAGTGGGTCACCCTCAACGAACCCGTCTCGGTAACCCTGAACGGTTACGCACTGGGAGTACACGCGCCCGGACGCCGGCTGTTGTTCGATGCCCTTCCCGCCATCCACCACCAACTCCTGGCCCATGGGCTCGGGGTGCAGGCGCTTCGGGCCGCCGGAGTGGACGGCGGGATTGGAGTGACCAACCTGCACTCCCCCGTCAGGCCAGCCACGCGGAAGATCGGCGACCGGCTCGTCGCGCACCTCTACGACCTGCTGATGAACAGGATCTACGCAGACCCGGTCCTGCTGGGCCGCTACCCGTCCCTGCCGTTGTACGCGAAACCGTGGCTGCGTTCCATCGGCAGGATCTCCGACGCAGACCTCAGGACCATCCACCAGCCCCTTGATTTCTACGGCCTCAACTACTACTTCCCGGTCAAGGTGGCGCTGGGACCGGGCATCACACCCGTCCCCGCGGACATGCACCAGGAACTGGCCAAGCTGCCCTTCCACGAAGTGGGCTACCCGGAGTACGGCAGTACGGGCTTCGGCTGGCCCGTTGCGCCGGAGCATCTGGGCATCCTGCTGCGCGAGATGCGGGACCGGTACGGACAGGCCCTGCCCCCGGTCTACATCACTGAGGGTGGCGCAAGCTTCCCGGAACCTGACAATGTCACGGGGACGTTCGAGGATACCGACCGGGTGGAATACCTGGCCGGACACCTGGGCGCGGCGCTTGAGGCGACGGCGCCCGGCGGCGTTGCGGAGGGAGTGGACCTGCGCGGCTATTACGTGTGGACGCTGATGGACAACTTCGAGTGGGCCGCCGGCTATTCACAGCGTTTTGGCCTGGTGCACGTGGACTTCGAGACGCTGCAGCGGACGCCGAAGAGGTCCTTTTACTGGTACCAGACGCTGTCCCGCGCCCGGGGGCACCGGCAGGACTAG
- the rplD gene encoding 50S ribosomal protein L4 — translation MANTVQVDLPAEIFDVQTNVPLLHQVVVAQLAAARQGTHKTKTRAEVSGAGRKPFKQKGTGRARQGSIRAPHMTGGGVVHGPTPRDYSQRTPKKMIAAALRGALSDRARNGRIHVVSELVAGDKPSSKTALATLRGVSDRKNLLVVIERDNDVAALSVRNLGGVHVLYADQLNTYDVLVSDDVVFTKAAYDAFVAAKAAKNEEDAK, via the coding sequence ATGGCTAACACTGTCCAGGTTGACCTGCCTGCAGAGATCTTCGACGTTCAGACCAACGTGCCGCTGCTGCACCAGGTTGTCGTTGCCCAGCTCGCTGCTGCCCGCCAGGGAACCCACAAGACCAAGACCCGCGCTGAAGTTTCCGGTGCAGGACGCAAGCCGTTCAAGCAGAAGGGCACCGGCCGCGCCCGCCAGGGTTCAATCCGTGCTCCTCACATGACCGGCGGTGGCGTTGTCCACGGTCCCACCCCGCGTGACTACAGCCAGCGCACCCCCAAGAAGATGATTGCTGCTGCACTGCGCGGCGCACTGTCTGACCGGGCCCGTAACGGCCGCATCCACGTTGTCTCTGAGCTGGTTGCAGGAGACAAGCCGTCTTCCAAGACCGCACTCGCAACGCTCCGCGGTGTTTCGGACCGCAAGAACCTGCTGGTCGTCATCGAGCGCGATAACGACGTTGCTGCACTGTCCGTGCGCAACCTCGGTGGCGTTCACGTTCTGTACGCAGACCAGCTGAACACCTACGACGTTCTCGTTTCTGATGACGTTGTCTTCACCAAGGCTGCCTACGACGCATTCGTTGCCGCTAAGGCAGCAAAGAACGAGGAGGATGCCAAGTGA
- the rplC gene encoding 50S ribosomal protein L3 produces MTATRNVKGLLGTKLGMTQVWDENNKLIPVTVVQADSNVITQLRNAEVDGYVAVQIGYGQIDPRKVTKPLAGHFEKAGVTPRRHVVELRTADAAEYELGQELSVELFEAGQKIDVVGTTKGKGFAGVMKRHGFHGVGASHGAHKNHRKPGSIGGASTPSRVFKGMKMAGRMGAVRHTTLNLTVHAVDVEKSLLLIKGAVPGARGQVVFVRTAVKGA; encoded by the coding sequence ATGACCGCAACCCGTAACGTAAAGGGCCTGCTGGGCACGAAGCTCGGCATGACCCAGGTCTGGGACGAGAACAACAAGCTCATCCCCGTCACTGTGGTCCAGGCAGACTCGAACGTCATCACCCAGCTGCGCAACGCAGAAGTTGATGGCTACGTCGCCGTTCAGATCGGCTACGGCCAGATCGATCCCCGCAAGGTCACCAAGCCGCTGGCTGGTCACTTTGAAAAGGCAGGCGTCACGCCTCGCCGCCACGTCGTCGAACTTCGTACCGCAGATGCTGCCGAGTACGAGCTGGGCCAGGAGCTCTCCGTAGAGCTTTTCGAAGCCGGCCAGAAGATCGACGTCGTCGGCACCACCAAGGGTAAGGGCTTCGCCGGTGTGATGAAGCGTCACGGCTTCCACGGCGTTGGAGCTTCCCACGGTGCACACAAGAACCACCGTAAGCCCGGTTCAATCGGTGGCGCATCCACCCCGAGCCGCGTCTTCAAGGGCATGAAAATGGCCGGCCGCATGGGCGCCGTTCGTCACACCACGCTGAACCTCACGGTCCACGCGGTTGACGTCGAGAAGTCGCTGCTCCTTATCAAGGGTGCCGTTCCCGGCGCCCGCGGCCAGGTCGTCTTCGTACGCACCGCCGTGAAGGGAGCCTAG
- the rplW gene encoding 50S ribosomal protein L23 translates to MSAATIKDPRDVVLAPVVSEKSYGLIDEGKYTFLVDPRSNKTEIKLAVEKIFSVKVESINTINRAGKRKRTKFGWGTRKNTKRAIVTLKEGTIDIFGGPLA, encoded by the coding sequence GTGAGTGCAGCCACCATCAAGGATCCCCGCGACGTCGTGCTTGCCCCCGTCGTGTCGGAAAAGAGCTACGGCCTGATCGACGAGGGCAAGTACACCTTCCTGGTGGACCCCCGTTCGAACAAGACCGAGATCAAGCTGGCCGTGGAGAAAATCTTCTCCGTCAAGGTCGAATCGATCAACACCATCAACCGTGCCGGTAAGCGCAAGCGCACCAAATTCGGATGGGGTACCCGCAAGAACACCAAGCGTGCGATTGTCACCCTCAAAGAAGGCACCATCGACATCTTCGGCGGTCCGCTCGCGTAG
- the rpsJ gene encoding 30S ribosomal protein S10 produces the protein MAGQKIRIRLKSYDHEVIDVSARKIVETVTRAGATVVGPVPLPTEKNVYCVIRSPHKYKDSREHFEMRTHKRLIDIIDPTPKAVDSLMRLDLPADVNIEIKL, from the coding sequence ATGGCGGGACAAAAAATCCGCATCCGGCTGAAGTCATACGACCACGAGGTCATTGACGTTTCAGCACGGAAGATCGTTGAGACGGTCACGCGCGCAGGCGCAACGGTAGTCGGCCCCGTGCCGCTCCCGACGGAGAAGAACGTGTACTGCGTTATCCGCTCTCCGCACAAGTACAAGGACAGCCGCGAGCACTTTGAAATGCGCACGCACAAGCGTCTTATCGACATCATCGATCCCACGCCGAAGGCTGTTGACTCGCTCATGCGTCTCGACCTGCCGGCTGACGTGAACATCGAAATCAAGCTGTAG